The sequence GCGGACCGCGCGCGGAGGTGGACCTTCCGGACGTGGTCGCGCTGCCGGACGTACTGCTCGACCTGGCCGTGCCGCACGAGTGCGTCAACGAGCTGGTCGCGCTGCGCGCCCGGCTGGCGGCGGACCCGGAGGCGTTGACGCTGCTCGGCCGATGCGTCGACCGGTTCGTACGCGGCATGGGGGAGATCGGCGGGGGGTGGGAACCGCCGGCGTTCCCGGAGTCCACCGGGGCGCTGGGCCGCACCTTCCAGGTGTTCGTGTTCATCGCCGCGCTGCCGTACGTGCGGGCCTATCACCGGCAGCGGGACATCCCGGCGGACGTGTCCCGGCGCACCCTCGCGGATCTGGGCCGGAACCTGGCCGTGCACCGGCGGCGGACCGGTACGACCGGGCTGCTGGTGCCGTGGTGGATCGGGCTGCACTTCCACGGGGAGCTGTACCAGCTGGGGCGGCTGCAGTTCCAGCGCGCGCGGCTGGGCGGGCGCACCGGGCAGGCGGCGGCCGACGCGGGGCTCGACACCGGACCCGGTGACCACTGTCTGAGCCTGCACATCGCCGACTTCCGGGGGCCTCTGTCACCGGAGGCCTGCGACCGGTCGCTGGACCTGGCACGGGAGTTCTTCGCGCGCCACTACCCGGACGAGCAGTACGCGGTGGCGGTGTGCCACTCCTGGCTGCTCGACCGGCAGCTGACGCGGTACCTGCCCGCCGATTCCAACATCGTGCGCTTCCAGGAGCGGTTCCGGATCGCCTGCGAGGAGACGAAGGCGGACGACAAGGCGCCCGTCGGATTCGTCTTCGGCGACCCTGAGCTGCCCGTGGCGGACCTTCCGCGCCGGACCGCCGTCGAGCGGGCGGTGGGGGACCACCTGCGGGCGGGCGGTCACTGGTACGGCGGCCACGGTTGGTTCGCGATGTGACCGTCGGCTCCGGACGCTGCGTGGACGGTCGACTCCGGGGACCGTCAGTTCCATGGCTGGATCACGTCTCACTCGAACGGGTGGTGCGGGAGGGGGCGGGAACGAGGCGGCGGGCGTGGCCCGTTGGGCTGGTATGACGATCGAGATGCGTGAGGGATACGAAGGGACGGGGCCCGGCGCCATCACGCCGGACGGCTGCGCGGTGGAGCTGTACTCGCGGCTGTCCGTCGGGGACGAGCCGGACATCATCGCCTCGGCCGTGCCCGCGGGGGCGCACATCCTCGAACTGGGCAGTGGAGTGGGGCGTATGACCCATCCGCTCCTGGAGCGGGGCTTCACGGTGACGGCCGTGGACGAGTCCGCCGAGATGCTGGAGCGGGTGCGAGGGGCGCGCACGATACGCGGCGCCATCGAGACGCTCGACCTGCCGGAGAGATTCGACGTGGTGATGCTCGCGTCGTTCCTCGTGCACACCGGAGACGTCGAGGTCCGGCGCGGAATGCTGGACGTGTGTCGGCGCCATGTCGCGGACGGCGGCTGCGTGCTGATCCAGCGCGAGGGCGAGAACTACCACACCGACCTGCCGCGTGAGCGGCTCGATCCGAGCGGGTTCACGATCCGGATGCTGTCCGCGGAGCCGGTCGGGGACGGGGTCAACTCGGTGCGCGCGGAGTACGTGTTCCCGGACGTCGTGTGGACGCAGACGTTCCTCGCCCGGCCGCTCGGCAAGGAGGAGTTCGAGGAGGCGCTGGGGGAGGCGGGGCTGCGGGTCGACCGGTATCTGACGGAGGACCGGGTCTGGGTGCGGGCGGTTCCTGTGGAGGCGTGACGTCCTCGGCCTCTGGCTCTTGATCCCCTGGTCCCTGGTTCTCGGGGCGAGTTGGGGGACGAAGGGATTCGTCGTGCGGCGATGAGTTCCGGAAGGCGGGTGGGTCTACCTCTGTGACAGCAACGCGAGCCGTTCCACACAGGAGAACCCCATGTCCGAGACCACCGCTCCCGTCACCTCCGTCACCTCCACCCCGTCCGGCACCGTCGTCGCCGAGTCGGCGACCGCGCGTGGACGCCGTGCCCGCCTCGCCCTGAAGGGGCTGCAGGTGCTGCTCGCGCTCTTCTACGTGATCGCGAGCGCGCTGCCCAAGCTCGTCGCGCACTCCTCGGCGGTCGAGTCGTTCGACAAGATCGGCTGGGGCAGCGCCGGGATGTACACCGTCGGACTCCTCGAACTGGCCGGCGGCATCGGGCTGTTGATACCCGCGCTGGCCTCCGTGGCGGCCGTGTCGTTGAGCGCGCTGATGGTGGGCGCGTTCATCACCCAGATCACCGTCTTCGACGGGGAGTACGCGGCGACCCCGCTCATCCTGATCGTGCCGCTCGCACTGATCGCCTGGGCACGACGGGGGCAGCTGCCCGGTGGCGGCTGGTCGCGCCCCTGAGAGCCGGGGCGCAGCCCGGCTGCCAGGGGCGCGGGGAACTGCGCGTCCAGCCCCCACGCACTCGCGCTCGCACGCGCCCTCGTCCACGGCCCCCGGACCACGAGACGCGGCCGCTGCCCCTCGGGCTGCTCGGGCTCCCGACTGCTCGGGCTCCTCGGGCTGTTCCGGTTACTCGGCCGGGCCGAGCCCCCGCAGGCGTTCCAGCTCGCGGCGGTCGCGTTTGGTGGGGCGGCCCGTGCCTCGGTCGCGGATACCGGCGGGAGCGACGGCCTCGCGGGGCGGGGGCGGGGGACTGTTGTCGACGAAGCACTCGGCGGCGACCGGAGGCCCGACCCGCTTGCGGATCACGCGCTTCACGATCACGACCCGCTCCCGGTCCGCCTGCCGCAGGCGGACCTCGTCACCGACGCGGACGGCGTACGCGGGCTTGACCCGCTCGCCGTTCACGCGGACGTGGCCGCCACGGCAGGCTGTGGCGCCCATGGAGCGGGTCTTCACGAGGCGGACGGACCAGATCCAGCTGTCGACGCGCACGGTCTCGCCGTTCGCGGGCGCGGCAGCCTTCGCGACGGCCACGGCGTCAGCGGTGGTGTCGGCGGTGGCGGCGGTCGCTGAGCCGTCGACAGCGTCGGTGGCGGCGGTGTGGACGGCACCGGCGGACCCGTCCGCGCTCGGCCCGGCGTCCTCGCGTTCCGCCCGGTTCCTCTGAGTCCCTGAAGCCATGGTCCGACCTTAGCCCTCGGCGGGTGCGCGTCCGGAATCGTTTTCCGCCGCCCGGTGCCGGGATCTCGCCCGCCCGGAGCCGAGGTCTCGCCGGGCACACCGTGGTGGTGCCGGGCACACCGTGGTGGTGCCGGGCATACCGTGGTGGCATGGAGCAGGAGCGCAGCCTGGCAGAGCTGGACCGGCGGATCGCCGGGTGCCGGGCCTGCCCGCGGCTCGTCGAGTGGCGGGAGGAGGTGGCCCGGACGAAACGGGCCGCCTTCGCGGACTGGACGTACTGGGGCCGCCCGGTGCCGGGTTTCGGGCCGCCGGACGCCTCGCTCCTCGTGGTCGGGCTCGCGCCCGCGGCGCACGGCGGGAACCGGACCGGCCGGATGTTCACGGGGGACCGGTCGGGGGACGTGCTGTACGAGGCGCTGTACGACGTGGGTCTCGCCTCGCAGCCCACGTCCGAGAGGGCCGACGACGGGCTGGCCCTGTACGGCGTCCGTGTGACGGCGCCCGTGCACTGCGCGCCGCCCGCCAACAAGCCGACGCCGGAGGAGCGGAACACCTGCCGGCCCTGGCTGGTGAACGAACTGCGCCTGCTCGAACCCACCCTCCGCGCGGTCGTCGTGCTCGGCGGCTTCGGCTGGCAGGCCGCGCTGCCCGCGTTCGCCGAGGCGGGCTGGCAGGTGCCCCGGCCCCGACCGGCCTTCACGCACGGGGCACGGGTCGAACTGGAGGGTCCGGGCGGGCCGTTGCAGGTCTTCGGCTGCTACCACGTCAGCCAGCGCAACACCTTCACCGGCCTGCTGACCCCGGAGATGCTCCGGGACGTGCTGCGTACGGCGGCCCGGGCGGCGGGGCTGCCGACGACTCCTTACCCGGGCTGAGGCCCCGTATCCGACCCAGGGCCCCGTACCCGACCTGGCCCGTCGAGGGGCGCGGGGAACTGCGCGCCCAGCCACGGCAGACCCGCAACTCCGCACCCGCCTTGCGCTGACCGGTGCTCTTCCGCGGAGCGGCTGGCGGCTACCGACGTGCCCGGTCCCGTTCGCCCGACGACTGGACGAACTGCAGTTCGAGGGTGGCCGGGGGAGCGGCGACGCCGGGTCCGCCGGACTCCGCCCAGCGGAGTATCTCGTCGGTGCAGTCGTCGCCCATCGACCAGCCGATCCAGACGGCCCGGCCGCCTCGCCTGCGGCCCTCGCCCGACGGCTGCACGACGATGATGTTGGCCTGGTCGCAGGGGCCGAGGCAGTCCGCCGTACGGACCGCCAGGCGTCCCCCGGAGGCGTCGGCGGCGGCGCGCAGCCGGTCCAGCTGCCACTCGTGGTCGTAGCCGGGGTACTTGCGCGCGTCGCCGCAGCAGCAGCCGCGGCAGACGACGAGCGTGCAGGGCCGGGTCCTCGCGGCACCGATCGCCGTACGGGCAGTCACACTTCTCCTTCGAAATCAGCAACGCCGCCGGTGTCGATGCCGGCGCCTGCGTGCGGGGCCGGCTCCGAGGCCGGGTCTGTGGCGTCGCCGAAGAGGTGGCGCACCGTCGAACGGTAGTTGGCCTGGACGTGTGCCAGGGCGTGGGCGCGGGCCCGTTCGCGGTCGCCGGAGGCGATGGCCGCGTACAGCTCCCGGTGTTCGGCGAGGAGTTGGGGCCACTCCTCGTTCTGGCGGGTGAGCCAGCGCAGTCGGCCGTCGACCGGTTCCATCACGGAGATCAGCAGGCTGTTTCCGGCCATCGCCAGAATCCGGTCGTGGAAGCGGGTGTTGATGTCGGTGATGGCCTCCGCGTCGTCGGCCTCGGTCGCGCCGGCCGCGCGGTCGAGGAGTTCGTCGAGCTCGGCCAGGTCGGTGCGGGTGGCGCGCCGGGCTGCCAGCCCGGTGGCGTACACCTCGAGGGCCTCGCGGAGTTCGAAGAGTTCCGCGACGTCCGTGCGGGTCAGGCGGCGCACGACCGTGCGGCGCGGCGTCTCGAAGAGGACGAAGCCCTCGGTGACCAGGGCCCGGATCGCCTCGCGGACCGGCACCCGGGAGACCCCGAACCGCTCGGCCAGCTCGCGCTCGACCAGCCGGTCGCCGGGCAGCAGCCGCCCGGCGATGATCTCCTGCCGCAGCGAGCTGAGCACCCGCTCGCGCACCGCCCCCAGGGGTTCCACCGTCGTCATGCGTCCATCCTCGCCGACCCCGGGAGTGTTTTACCGAGCTGTTACCGCCCGGACATGGCCAGATGTCATCGGGAGCGGGACCATGACCACAGTTTGGTATACCAAAGCACGGTCTGCAGCCGCCCCAGCCCTCCCGTCGTCCCCGACCACGCTCATGGAGGCCCTGTGTCCCTCGCCGATCCCGCCGCAGCCACCGGCGCACCAGCCTTCGTCCCCGATCCCAGGCTCACCAACGAAGACCTCGCACCCGCGGGCAAGCGCAACTGGAAGGTCTTCGACCTCTTCGCCATGTGGATGTCCGACGTCCACAACCTCGGCAACTACACGTTCGCGGCCGGGCTCCTGGTGCTCGGCATGAACGTCTGGCAGATCTTCACCTCCCTGCTCGTCGGCTTCGTGCTCATCTACATCGGCATGAACTGGATGGGGAAGATCGGGCAGCGCCACGGTGTGCCCTTCCCGGTGATCAGCCGCATCAGCTTCGGTGTCTGGGGCGCCAACATCCCGGCGCTGATCAGGGCCGTCATCGCCATCATGTGGTACGGCATCCAGACCTATCTGGCCTCCGTCGCCGTCAACATCATGCTGCTCGCGGCCTGGCCCGGTCTGGAGTCCTGGACGCACAGTTCGTTCCTGGGCCTGGACGCGCTCGGCTGGCTGTCCTTCGTCTCGCTGTGGCTGGTCCAGGCGCTGATCATCAGCCAGGGCATGGAATCCGTACGGAAGTTCCAGGACTTCTGCGGTCCCGCGATCTGGCTCGTGATGATCGCCCTCGCCATCTGGATCCTCGCCAAGGCCGGCTGGACCATCTCGCTCACCTCGACGCCGAACCCGGTCTCCGTGGGTGAGCAGTGGCGGCAGTGGTTCGGCGCGATAGGGCTGATCCTCGCCACGTACGGCACGCTGATGCTCAACTTCTGCGACTTCTCGCGCTTCGCGCCCAGCTACCGGACCGTCAAGCGCGGCAACTTCTGGGGTCTGCCGATCAACTCGACCGCTTTCGTGATCGTGTCGGTCATCGTCACGGCCGGTTCCATCGAGGTGTTCGGCAAGGCCATCACCGACCCCGCCCACCTGGTCGCCGAGATCGGCAACAAGTGGGTACTGATCCTGGGCGCGCTGACCTTCGCCATCGCCACCATGGGCGTCAACATCGTCGCCAACTTCGTCTCACCCGCGTACGACCTGGCCAACGTCTGGCCGCAGAAGATCACCTTCAGGATCGGCGGCATGACCAGCACGGTCGCCGCGCTGGTCGTGACCCCCTGGAACCTCTTCTCCAACCCCACCGTCGTCAACTACTTCCTCGGCGGCCTCGGCGCCTTCCTCGGCCCGCTGTTCGGCGTGATCATGCTCGACTACTTCTGGGTCAAGCACGGCCGCATCGACGTGAACGAGTTGTTCGACGCCCGGCCCGGATCGCGCTACTACTACCGCAAGGGCGTCAACCCCAAGGCCCTGTGGGCGTTCCTGCCCGCGGCGGCGGTCTCGGCGGTCCTCGCGCTGGTGAAGACCTTCAGCGACGTGGCCCCGTACTCCTGGTTCATCGGCACGGCGCTGGCCGCCGGGCTGTACGCGCTGCTGTGCCGCTCCGAGCGGGCCGCCGCCGACACCGCCGTGGCAGGACCGGTCGCGGCTCCGGCCGCCGCTCCCCAGGAGGGCTGAGCGTGCGGATCGTCGTCACCAACTGCAATACGACGCAGTCGATGACCGAGGACATCGTGCGAGGTGCCCGGGCCGCGGCAGGCCCGGGCACCACCGTGCTCGGACTCACCCCCGCGTGGGGGCCCGAGTCCGCGGAGGGCTGGCTCGACAGCTACCTGTCGGCAGCCGCCGTCCTCGACACCCTGCGGACGTACGAGGGCCCGTACGACGCCGTCGTCATGGCCGGTTTCGGGGAGCACGGGCGCGAGGGCGTACGGGAACTCGTGGACGTACCCGTCGTCGACATCACCGAGGCGGCAGCGCACCTCGCCTGCCTGCTCGGACGGCGGTACGGAGTCGTCACCACGTTGGAGCGCTCGGCCGGGCAGATCGAGGACAGCCTGTACACGGCGGGGGTCGCCCAGAACTGCGCCGTCGTCGTGGGCACCGGGCTCGGGGTGCTCGACCTCGGCGACGAGGAGCGTACGGAGGCCGCCTTCGTCGCCGCGGCCGAACGGGCCAGGGACGCCGGCGCGGAGGTCCTGGTCCTCGGGTGCGCCGGGATGACCGGTCTGCAGCGGGCCGTGGGCGAGAAGCTGGGACTGCCGGTCGTCGACGGGGTCGGCGCGGCGGTGAAGCTCGCCGAGTCCCTCGTGTCGCTGGGACTGACGACCAGCCGCGCGGGCGGTTACGCGAAGCCGCTGCCGAAGCGGCGGATCTGGGCGCCGCCGTCGGAGTGATTCCGGGGGCCGCGGATGCGGCGGGCACGGCGGCGGATCACGGCTGACCGCAGACTCCGGGAGAGAGCCGCCGGCGCCCGGGCCGGCGCCTCGCGGACGAGCCGCCGCCCTTGCCGCCGGTGGCGGGAACGGAGTCGGTCGTGGTCCCAGCTGCCAGTGCCAGTGCCAGTGCCAGTGCCAACGTCGGCGCCCGTGTCGGTGTCCGGCGCCGGGTCCGGGTCCGGAAGTTCGTTGTCGGGCTTGTCGTGCTGGGGGCGGCCCTGTCGGCGGTCCTGTGGGGCGGCGAGGGCTTCGGTGCTGCCGCCGGGGACGCGCCCGGGGGTGGATCGGGTGGATCGGTGGTTCCCGAGGTGTCCTTCTGGGTCGACCCCGAGTCCGGCGCCGCCAGGCAGGCGACCGAATGGCGTCGTACGGGACGGACCGCGGACGCTCTGCTGATGGAGCGGATCTCCACCCGCCCCCAGGCCGAGTGGCTGGCCGGCTCGGCGCCCCGGGCCGCCGTGGCGGCCCGTACCACCGCCGCCGTACGGGAAGGGCGTACGGCGGTACTCGTCGCCTACTACATCCCGCACCGGGACTGCGGCTCCTACTCGGGCGGCGGAGCCTGGAGCGCGACGGGCTACCGGGAATGGGTCGACGAGTTCGCGGCGGGCCTCGGCGACCGGGGCGCCTACGTGATCGTCGAACCGGACGCGGTGGCGCAGAGCGTGGACGGCTGCGGCCGGGTCGTACCGAAGGAGCGGTACGCGCTGCTGGCGTACGCCGTGGACCGGTTCAAGCGGCAGGCGAACACGCGCGTCTACCTCGACGCGGGCAACCCCGCCTGGCACCCGGACACGTCGAGGCTGGTCGAGCCGCTGAAGCAGTCGGGCATCGCCCGCGCCGACGGCTTCGCGCTGAACGTCTCCAACTTCCAGACCGACGCCGTCAGTTCGGCATACGGCGACAAGCTGTCCGCGGCCCTCGGCGGCAAGCACTTCGTGATCGACAGCAGTCGTAACGGCAACGGGCCCCACTCCGGCACGGATTCCTGGTGCAATCCGCCGGGCCGGGCCCTGGGCGTGGCGCCGACCACCGTCACGGGTGCGCCGCTGATCGACGCCTACCTGTGGGTCAAGCGGCCGGGCGAGTCGGACGGCACCTGCCGGGGCGGCCCGGCCGCCGGTCAGTGGTGGCCGTCGTACGCGCTGGAACTCGCGCGGAACGCCCGGAGCTGAACACAGAGGGGGCATACGGGGGTGAACACGGGGGCCGGGCTCAGTCGGTCCAGGGGCCGTCCTCGACGACGCGGTCGTCGAGGTGGGCGCCGAAGTGGTCGGTCTGCCGGGCCATGATCTCCCGCATGGAGGTGCCGCGGGGGACGCCGTAGACCGTGCCCGGGAAGTCCAGTTCCCTCTGCACCTCCCACAGTTCGTCGTGCCGGTCGGGCGGGAAGAGCTGGGCCTGCGGGGCACCGGCCGCGATCCATCCGATGGGTACGACCGTGCCGGGCGCCAGCACCGAGTTCGCGTGCAGCACGCTGTTGATCCGCAGCTCCGAGCCGGCGCCCACGACGGCTCCGGGGAAGGCGGAGGCACCGGTGGCGACGAAGACCTCGTCCTCGATGCGGGCGCCGTTGACGTGGGCGTGCGGGCCGATGAGCACGGCGTTCCCGATGATCACGGGATGGCGCCGGCGGCCCCGTACGAGGGCGTTCTCCATGATGACGACGTCCGCGCCGGTCCGTACCTCTCCGTCCTCCGCCGTGAGCACGGCACCGTGCAGGACGCGGGCGCGCTCGCCGAGGACGACGGCGCCGCAGAGGACGGCCGTCGGCGCGACATAGGCGGAGGCCGGGACGACGGGGCGCTGCCCACGGTGCTCGATCAACATGGGACGACTCTAGGCGCCATCGCCATCGCCATCGCCATCGCCATCGCCGTCGCCGTGGCCGCCGGGGTCGGGAATCACGGCTGTCGCGGTGATCTCCACGAGCTGGCCCGGATAGCCGAGGCAGGCGACGCCGAGGAGGGTGGAGGAGTGCGGGCCGACGCTGAGGCGGGAAGCCTCCACGACGCCCCAGACCTCGGAGAGCACGGCGGGGTCGGCGCTCACCACATACACGTCGGTGTACACGACATGCTCGAATTCGCTGTCCACCGCCCGCAGTTGCTCGCCCAGATTCGCGATCACCCGCTCGGCCTGCCGCACGGGGTCGCCCGGGCCGACGAGTTCGCCGTCCGCGTTGAGAGGCACGGACCCGGCGAGGAGGGCGAGGCGCGTGCCGGCCTCGACCACGGAGACGTGGGAGTAGGTGGGCGGCACGAAGAGACTGGGGACGGTGACACGCTTCAGCACGGTGGGGGCCTCTCTGGACGGGGCGGGACAGGCGGAGCCGGACGGGACGGGTGGGGCGGTGGGCGCGGGCGGGCGACGGTGCCGATGATGCGGCCCCGGTGCACGGCGCCGCATCCGAATATCCGCCGGGTCAAAGCCCTATGATCCTTTGCGTATTTGCGTCTTCAAACGTGGCTGCGGCGTGGATCCGTATCCCTCAAAGGTCTCCGCGGCAGTCAGGAACGACCAGCAAACACCGAAGGAACCCCATGACTGTTCCCCCCACCGTCCCCACTCCGGTTCCCTCCACCGCCACCACCTCCCGCCGTGCCGGGTCACGCCTCACGCGGCGTGGGCTGGTCGGCGCCGCGGGCGCGGTCGCGGCGGGTGCCGCGCTCACTCCCGTCGCGACGGCCCGCACCGGCTCGCGACCGGCGGACGCGGACATCACCGACCCCGGGCCCGGTGCGACCTCCAAGGCGTTCCCCGGGACCCGCGCGGAGGCCGCCACCGGCGAGGCGCCCGTCGAGGCCGCGTTCCCCATCGGCTATGTGGGCGTGCGTTGGTCCGGACCCCGTGAGACAACCGGCGGCGGCATCCGGCTGACGTACGCCGACGGTCGCAAGGGAGCCTGGCAGGCCCTGGGCGGGAACAGCTGCTCGGACAGTGACGGCGGCGCGCTGCTCATCCCCGTGGACCAGGCCTCGGGTTACGAGCTGAGGGCCCCGTACGGTGCCACGGATCTGCGGTCGCTGGCCATCGACACGACCCGGGGCCCGACGCGCGAGGTCGCCGTGCCGCGGGACAGCACACGGGTGCGCGGCGTCGCCTATCTGTCGCGGGCGGCCTGGGGCGCGGACGAGAAACTGCGCTTCAAGCCGGACGGAACGGAGAACTCGCCGCAGACGTACCACCCGTTCCAGACCCTCACGGTGCACCACACCGCCACGTCCAACGGCGACCCGGACCCGGCCGCCACGGTGCGCGCGCTCTACCACGTGCACGCGATCACCAACGACTGGGGCGACATCGGCTACCACTTCCTCGTCGACGAGAAGGGTGAGATCTACGAGGGCCGATACTCGGGTGAGGGCGCCACGCC is a genomic window of Streptomyces sp. NBC_00414 containing:
- a CDS encoding uracil-DNA glycosylase is translated as MEQERSLAELDRRIAGCRACPRLVEWREEVARTKRAAFADWTYWGRPVPGFGPPDASLLVVGLAPAAHGGNRTGRMFTGDRSGDVLYEALYDVGLASQPTSERADDGLALYGVRVTAPVHCAPPANKPTPEERNTCRPWLVNELRLLEPTLRAVVVLGGFGWQAALPAFAEAGWQVPRPRPAFTHGARVELEGPGGPLQVFGCYHVSQRNTFTGLLTPEMLRDVLRTAARAAGLPTTPYPG
- a CDS encoding gamma carbonic anhydrase family protein is translated as MLIEHRGQRPVVPASAYVAPTAVLCGAVVLGERARVLHGAVLTAEDGEVRTGADVVIMENALVRGRRRHPVIIGNAVLIGPHAHVNGARIEDEVFVATGASAFPGAVVGAGSELRINSVLHANSVLAPGTVVPIGWIAAGAPQAQLFPPDRHDELWEVQRELDFPGTVYGVPRGTSMREIMARQTDHFGAHLDDRVVEDGPWTD
- a CDS encoding glycoside hydrolase family 6 protein; the protein is MLGAALSAVLWGGEGFGAAAGDAPGGGSGGSVVPEVSFWVDPESGAARQATEWRRTGRTADALLMERISTRPQAEWLAGSAPRAAVAARTTAAVREGRTAVLVAYYIPHRDCGSYSGGGAWSATGYREWVDEFAAGLGDRGAYVIVEPDAVAQSVDGCGRVVPKERYALLAYAVDRFKRQANTRVYLDAGNPAWHPDTSRLVEPLKQSGIARADGFALNVSNFQTDAVSSAYGDKLSAALGGKHFVIDSSRNGNGPHSGTDSWCNPPGRALGVAPTTVTGAPLIDAYLWVKRPGESDGTCRGGPAAGQWWPSYALELARNARS
- a CDS encoding RNA-binding S4 domain-containing protein, producing the protein MASGTQRNRAEREDAGPSADGSAGAVHTAATDAVDGSATAATADTTADAVAVAKAAAPANGETVRVDSWIWSVRLVKTRSMGATACRGGHVRVNGERVKPAYAVRVGDEVRLRQADRERVVIVKRVIRKRVGPPVAAECFVDNSPPPPPREAVAPAGIRDRGTGRPTKRDRRELERLRGLGPAE
- a CDS encoding NCS1 family nucleobase:cation symporter-1; its protein translation is MSLADPAAATGAPAFVPDPRLTNEDLAPAGKRNWKVFDLFAMWMSDVHNLGNYTFAAGLLVLGMNVWQIFTSLLVGFVLIYIGMNWMGKIGQRHGVPFPVISRISFGVWGANIPALIRAVIAIMWYGIQTYLASVAVNIMLLAAWPGLESWTHSSFLGLDALGWLSFVSLWLVQALIISQGMESVRKFQDFCGPAIWLVMIALAIWILAKAGWTISLTSTPNPVSVGEQWRQWFGAIGLILATYGTLMLNFCDFSRFAPSYRTVKRGNFWGLPINSTAFVIVSVIVTAGSIEVFGKAITDPAHLVAEIGNKWVLILGALTFAIATMGVNIVANFVSPAYDLANVWPQKITFRIGGMTSTVAALVVTPWNLFSNPTVVNYFLGGLGAFLGPLFGVIMLDYFWVKHGRIDVNELFDARPGSRYYYRKGVNPKALWAFLPAAAVSAVLALVKTFSDVAPYSWFIGTALAAGLYALLCRSERAAADTAVAGPVAAPAAAPQEG
- a CDS encoding RidA family protein, with the translated sequence MLKRVTVPSLFVPPTYSHVSVVEAGTRLALLAGSVPLNADGELVGPGDPVRQAERVIANLGEQLRAVDSEFEHVVYTDVYVVSADPAVLSEVWGVVEASRLSVGPHSSTLLGVACLGYPGQLVEITATAVIPDPGGHGDGDGDGDGDGDGA
- a CDS encoding DoxX family protein — its product is MSETTAPVTSVTSTPSGTVVAESATARGRRARLALKGLQVLLALFYVIASALPKLVAHSSAVESFDKIGWGSAGMYTVGLLELAGGIGLLIPALASVAAVSLSALMVGAFITQITVFDGEYAATPLILIVPLALIAWARRGQLPGGGWSRP
- a CDS encoding peptidoglycan recognition protein family protein, giving the protein MTVPPTVPTPVPSTATTSRRAGSRLTRRGLVGAAGAVAAGAALTPVATARTGSRPADADITDPGPGATSKAFPGTRAEAATGEAPVEAAFPIGYVGVRWSGPRETTGGGIRLTYADGRKGAWQALGGNSCSDSDGGALLIPVDQASGYELRAPYGATDLRSLAIDTTRGPTREVAVPRDSTRVRGVAYLSRAAWGADEKLRFKPDGTENSPQTYHPFQTLTVHHTATSNGDPDPAATVRALYHVHAITNDWGDIGYHFLVDEKGEIYEGRYSGEGATPAHDANGKLVTGFHTGGWNSGNLGIALIGNLVKQGPTAAARDALTDLVRSMVRFHGVDPQAKVTYISPINGKKKEVDEISGHRDWLATQCPGEVMYGELATLRKAAASGS
- a CDS encoding aspartate/glutamate racemase family protein, whose protein sequence is MRIVVTNCNTTQSMTEDIVRGARAAAGPGTTVLGLTPAWGPESAEGWLDSYLSAAAVLDTLRTYEGPYDAVVMAGFGEHGREGVRELVDVPVVDITEAAAHLACLLGRRYGVVTTLERSAGQIEDSLYTAGVAQNCAVVVGTGLGVLDLGDEERTEAAFVAAAERARDAGAEVLVLGCAGMTGLQRAVGEKLGLPVVDGVGAAVKLAESLVSLGLTTSRAGGYAKPLPKRRIWAPPSE
- a CDS encoding GntR family transcriptional regulator, with product MTTVEPLGAVRERVLSSLRQEIIAGRLLPGDRLVERELAERFGVSRVPVREAIRALVTEGFVLFETPRRTVVRRLTRTDVAELFELREALEVYATGLAARRATRTDLAELDELLDRAAGATEADDAEAITDINTRFHDRILAMAGNSLLISVMEPVDGRLRWLTRQNEEWPQLLAEHRELYAAIASGDRERARAHALAHVQANYRSTVRHLFGDATDPASEPAPHAGAGIDTGGVADFEGEV
- a CDS encoding acyltransferase domain-containing protein — protein: MLVEELWADEKLAGWLRDLESGNEGEGGPRAEVDLPDVVALPDVLLDLAVPHECVNELVALRARLAADPEALTLLGRCVDRFVRGMGEIGGGWEPPAFPESTGALGRTFQVFVFIAALPYVRAYHRQRDIPADVSRRTLADLGRNLAVHRRRTGTTGLLVPWWIGLHFHGELYQLGRLQFQRARLGGRTGQAAADAGLDTGPGDHCLSLHIADFRGPLSPEACDRSLDLAREFFARHYPDEQYAVAVCHSWLLDRQLTRYLPADSNIVRFQERFRIACEETKADDKAPVGFVFGDPELPVADLPRRTAVERAVGDHLRAGGHWYGGHGWFAM
- a CDS encoding class I SAM-dependent methyltransferase, which produces MREGYEGTGPGAITPDGCAVELYSRLSVGDEPDIIASAVPAGAHILELGSGVGRMTHPLLERGFTVTAVDESAEMLERVRGARTIRGAIETLDLPERFDVVMLASFLVHTGDVEVRRGMLDVCRRHVADGGCVLIQREGENYHTDLPRERLDPSGFTIRMLSAEPVGDGVNSVRAEYVFPDVVWTQTFLARPLGKEEFEEALGEAGLRVDRYLTEDRVWVRAVPVEA
- a CDS encoding (2Fe-2S) ferredoxin domain-containing protein; the encoded protein is MTARTAIGAARTRPCTLVVCRGCCCGDARKYPGYDHEWQLDRLRAAADASGGRLAVRTADCLGPCDQANIIVVQPSGEGRRRGGRAVWIGWSMGDDCTDEILRWAESGGPGVAAPPATLELQFVQSSGERDRARR